AGAGCAGTGGGCACATTATTTTTAGCGATTATGCCAAAACAGGCGATGGCTTGGTGAGTGCGCTGCAAGTTTTGGCATTATTGCTGCAAAGTGATAAAAGCTCCAAAGATACGCTTAACCCCTTTGAGCTTTACCCTAGCGAGCTTGTTAATCTTAAAGTAACGCACAAAAAGCCCCTTGATAAGATTGGCGGCTTGCAAGAGCAGCTAGATTCTATTACATCATCAAATAATCGCCACCTTGTGCGCTATTCAGGCACGGAAAACAAATTAAGAATCCTCATAGAGGGCAGGGATAAAAAGCTCGTAGATGAGCAAATGAAAACACTTGTTGATTTTTTTCAAAAGCAATTAAGCCTGTGAGATTCTATACAAATGCATTTCTTAGGCCACATACGCAAGATTAGTGCAAGGCAAATCCGCTTATTTCTTATATTTTTTTTGTTAAGCTTTGTGCTTGACCAATTAGTAAAAATCCTTATGCTAAAGGGTTTTGCGTGGGATAGTGAGGCGCTAAGCATAGGTGGGAGGGCGCTTGTGTATAATACAGGCGTGGCGTTTTCGATGTTTAGCTTTTTGGAGGAGTATTTAAAATATATTCAAATAGTATTTTTGCTCTGCTTGCTCGTTGGGCTGTTAATGAGTGATTTATTTACTAAGCACTATGTAGCGTTTGGGATTTTAATGGGGGCTGGGTCATCAAATATTTTTGACCGCTTTATCCACGGCGGCGTGGTTGATTATGTGTATTGGCACTATTGGTTTGACTTTGCTATTTTTAATCTTGCCGATGTGCTCATTGATGTAAGCGTGGTGCTTATTATTTGGCAAATGCTGCGGGAGAAATGGCAACCCCACGAGCGTTTATAGAATCTAGATTCTATAACGATAGAAAAGAGGGCTTATTGTTTTATCAAGGTATTTATGAGATTCTCAAATCATAAAAGAAAGCGTAAAAAATGATATTTTAATGAGTGTTCGCGCACCTGTGGGTGATATAAATTTAAACCCTTATGAAAAATTTGTATAGGGCGTGGATTGGCGGCTATTAGACCTAAAGACAATCAATCCTATAAATTTCTATTTATTTGCATTCATAATAATAAAGATTTATTTATAGGACGGCAAGGAATGGCTTTTGAATCTATTTCAACGCAAGATTTAAAAAATGTAAAAATTCCCCTACCACCACTAGAAAAGCAAAATAAAATCATCTCCATAATCGACTTTATAGAATCTAAAATCACAAAACTAGATTCTATAAACAAATCTTTAGAATCTAAAAGCGCCCAAATCATTGCTACTCACTTGCTTAGAATCTAAACTACCACACGCTTCAAAGCAGCATGGCGCCGATTGTGCCAGCGATTAGTAGCGGGATATTGTAAGCGATAAAGGTGGGGATACAGGTGTCATAGATGTGATTGTGCTGTAAGTCTGCGTTTAGCCCTGAGGTCGGTCCTAGTGTGCTATCACTTGCAGGGCTTCCAGCATCACCTAGCGCGCCAGCAATGCCTATTAGCAAAATAATTGCCTCTATGCTAAAGCCAAGTGTCACGCCAAAAGGCACATAAATTGAGGCAATAATAGGAATAGTGCCAAAGCTAGTGCCTATGCCCATAGTGATAAGTAGCCCTATCACAAGCATTAGTATCGCACCTATCAAGCGATGATAAAAGCTAGATTCAATAGAATCTATATCGCTAAAAATCCCTGCCACACTATTAATGAGCGCATTTACCTCGCCACTTTGCCGCAAAATCTCGCCAAATCCTGCCGCCACAAGCATCACAAAGGCAATAAACGCCATCATTTTAAGCCCGCCCTCCATTATAGAATCTATTTGCCTCCACTTAATGCCGCCAAAAATAATCATACACATAAGCCCTATAAACGCCCCAAGCACTAGAGAGCCAGTAGCAATCTGTGCGACAAAAAGCATTATAATGCCAAAAAGTGAGGCGTATTCCCTATGCCCCATTTTTGCGTTTTCAATCTCACTTGTTTTGCTTTGGCGATACTCACGCGGGGCGCGATACAGCACAAATACCGCAAATAGCAGCCCAAAAAGCATAGCCGCACCGCCTATCCACATCACAGAGGCGATTTGGCTTAAGGTTACAGGCACTCCATTTGCCTCCATTTGATTGCGTATCGTGCTATGAAAGATTAGCCCAAAGCCTATGCCAAAGGTCACATAAGGTGCTTGCAGTCCAAAGGTTAGCGCACACGCCACAGCGCGTCTATCAATTTTTAGGCGATTCATAAGGCTTAAAAGCGGCGGAATGAGAATAGGAATAAATGCGATGTGAATAGGAATTAGATTCTGTGAAAAGCACGAGATTAACGCAATGCTAAGGATAAAAATA
The sequence above is drawn from the Helicobacter jaachi genome and encodes:
- the lspA gene encoding signal peptidase II; protein product: MHFLGHIRKISARQIRLFLIFFLLSFVLDQLVKILMLKGFAWDSEALSIGGRALVYNTGVAFSMFSFLEEYLKYIQIVFLLCLLVGLLMSDLFTKHYVAFGILMGAGSSNIFDRFIHGGVVDYVYWHYWFDFAIFNLADVLIDVSVVLIIWQMLREKWQPHERL
- a CDS encoding restriction endonuclease subunit S, with translation MAAIRPKDNQSYKFLFICIHNNKDLFIGRQGMAFESISTQDLKNVKIPLPPLEKQNKIISIIDFIESKITKLDSINKSLESKSAQIIATHLLRI
- a CDS encoding Na+/H+ antiporter NhaC family protein; this encodes MSILTNGVVVSVLVMCLLCLLRLNVLLSIIIAALLAGLLSPLSPQIIESSIIESTLQKLTLSAQMLIKGMAGNLDIALSYILLGAIAAAISRTHLMTFLLSFLAKSISNKKFIFILSIALISCFSQNLIPIHIAFIPILIPPLLSLMNRLKIDRRAVACALTFGLQAPYVTFGIGFGLIFHSTIRNQMEANGVPVTLSQIASVMWIGGAAMLFGLLFAVFVLYRAPREYRQSKTSEIENAKMGHREYASLFGIIMLFVAQIATGSLVLGAFIGLMCMIIFGGIKWRQIDSIMEGGLKMMAFIAFVMLVAAGFGEILRQSGEVNALINSVAGIFSDIDSIESSFYHRLIGAILMLVIGLLITMGIGTSFGTIPIIASIYVPFGVTLGFSIEAIILLIGIAGALGDAGSPASDSTLGPTSGLNADLQHNHIYDTCIPTFIAYNIPLLIAGTIGAMLL